From a single Nitrogeniibacter mangrovi genomic region:
- a CDS encoding PAS domain S-box protein, producing MGERTSGEEPAPAPVAAEAITLASAPVERRHRRAVWVAVLLMGALFAVAVPFAKRPLGALPAFLPLFQSALIACEAITGVLLFGQFRTQRSVALLILAGGYFFSAFMAIAHLLSFPGLLAPAGVIGGGAQTTAWLYFGWHAGFPLFVIAYAVARRQQAVARSDTEPAAGLAPAMFLGVVTLVAGLTVLATVFEASLPVIMAGHLDAPAKAVVAHATWLTGCVALVVLLARRPPVLLDMWLIVVMGAWLFDVGLSASLNHGRFDLGWYAGRMFGLAAAVLVLVKLLLENSALHRQVLALRDQERRRAAERLRSSERRFEAIFEQAPVGIAHVSLDGHWLQVNTRLCEIMGYPAEELKRCTFPDILSPGGRAAAQALRRQMLAGQIERHTEERRYVRRDGRVVWVRVRTALVREADGAPAYFVSVVSDLTEQRVAEDKVHVLNREMARMAQLEVANQTVTALAHELNQPLSAVSAAATAARHMLHAGHWSEARLAVMLDGAEQAALRAGQVLQDMVSFINQGKVSSDPIDINGLLSALMDRYRHNHAAADYTLRLELQPDMAPVLANRLRLEKVLTNLIDNGIEAMLDRGARGEACVTVSTRAEGATAHVRVADAGPGLDPASAERIFDPFFTTKTNGLGMGLAVSRAIVESHGGHLWAESPADGGAVFHLTLPLAAP from the coding sequence CGGCGCGCGGTGTGGGTGGCGGTGTTGCTCATGGGCGCCCTGTTCGCGGTGGCGGTGCCGTTCGCCAAGCGTCCGCTCGGCGCACTGCCGGCCTTCCTGCCGCTGTTCCAGTCGGCCCTGATCGCCTGCGAGGCGATCACCGGCGTGCTGTTGTTCGGGCAGTTCCGGACCCAGCGCTCGGTGGCGCTGCTGATCCTGGCGGGCGGCTATTTCTTCAGCGCCTTCATGGCCATCGCGCACCTGTTGAGCTTCCCCGGGCTCCTGGCCCCGGCCGGGGTGATCGGCGGCGGCGCGCAGACCACCGCCTGGCTGTACTTCGGCTGGCATGCCGGCTTCCCGCTGTTCGTGATCGCCTACGCGGTCGCCCGCCGGCAGCAGGCCGTGGCGCGCAGCGACACGGAACCGGCTGCCGGGCTCGCGCCGGCGATGTTTCTCGGGGTGGTAACGCTGGTGGCGGGGCTGACCGTGCTCGCCACCGTGTTCGAGGCGTCCCTGCCGGTGATCATGGCGGGCCACCTGGATGCCCCCGCCAAGGCCGTGGTGGCGCACGCGACCTGGCTGACCGGCTGCGTTGCCCTGGTCGTTCTGCTGGCGCGTCGCCCGCCGGTACTGCTCGACATGTGGCTGATCGTCGTGATGGGCGCCTGGCTGTTCGACGTGGGGCTGTCCGCGTCCCTGAATCATGGGCGCTTCGACCTGGGCTGGTATGCCGGCCGGATGTTCGGCCTGGCGGCGGCGGTGCTGGTGCTGGTCAAGCTGCTGCTGGAGAACAGCGCGCTCCATCGCCAGGTGCTGGCGCTGCGCGATCAGGAGCGGCGCCGGGCGGCCGAGCGCCTGCGTTCGAGCGAGCGGCGCTTCGAGGCCATCTTCGAGCAGGCGCCGGTAGGCATCGCCCATGTCTCCCTCGACGGGCACTGGCTGCAGGTCAACACGCGCCTGTGCGAGATCATGGGCTACCCGGCCGAGGAGCTGAAGCGGTGCACCTTTCCGGACATCCTCTCCCCCGGGGGACGGGCGGCGGCGCAGGCGCTGCGCCGGCAGATGCTTGCCGGACAAATCGAGCGCCACACCGAGGAGCGACGCTATGTGCGCCGCGACGGCCGCGTCGTGTGGGTGCGCGTCAGGACGGCGCTGGTGCGCGAGGCGGACGGGGCGCCGGCCTATTTCGTGTCGGTGGTCTCGGATCTGACCGAGCAGCGGGTGGCCGAGGACAAGGTCCATGTGCTGAACCGGGAGATGGCGCGCATGGCGCAGCTGGAGGTGGCGAACCAGACCGTGACCGCGCTCGCGCACGAGCTCAACCAGCCGCTCAGCGCGGTGAGCGCCGCCGCCACGGCGGCCCGCCACATGCTGCATGCCGGGCACTGGAGCGAGGCACGGTTGGCGGTGATGCTCGACGGCGCCGAGCAGGCCGCCCTGCGCGCCGGGCAGGTGCTGCAGGACATGGTCAGCTTCATCAACCAGGGCAAGGTGTCCTCCGATCCGATTGACATCAACGGTCTGCTCTCGGCGCTGATGGACCGTTACCGTCACAACCACGCGGCCGCCGACTACACCCTCCGGCTCGAGCTGCAGCCGGACATGGCGCCGGTGCTGGCCAACCGCCTGCGTCTCGAGAAGGTGCTGACCAACCTGATCGACAACGGCATCGAGGCGATGCTCGACCGTGGCGCCCGGGGCGAGGCCTGCGTCACCGTGAGCACCCGGGCCGAGGGCGCCACGGCGCACGTGCGCGTGGCCGACGCCGGCCCGGGGCTCGATCCGGCGAGCGCCGAGCGGATCTTCGATCCGTTCTTCACCACCAAGACGAACGGCCTGGGCATGGGGCTGGCGGTGAGCCGCGCCATCGTCGAGAGCCACGGCGGCCACCTGTGGGCCGAGTCGCCCGCGGACGGGGGCGCCGTCTTTCATCTCACGCTCCCCCTGGCGGCGCCATGA
- a CDS encoding response regulator transcription factor, whose amino-acid sequence MSEPTVHLVDDDPSVRTAFGWLFESVGLPVRSYPDGEAFLAAFDPAMRGCVVVDGHMPGLGGIGLLQALRRRGNRMPVLYLSGCHDADSTAAARAAGVAAICTKPIAGAALLDQVRALLDT is encoded by the coding sequence ATGAGCGAGCCGACCGTCCATCTCGTCGACGACGACCCCAGCGTGCGCACCGCCTTCGGCTGGCTGTTCGAGTCCGTCGGCCTGCCGGTGCGTAGCTACCCGGACGGCGAAGCCTTCCTCGCGGCCTTCGATCCGGCCATGCGCGGCTGCGTGGTGGTCGATGGCCACATGCCGGGCCTGGGGGGCATCGGCCTGCTGCAGGCACTTCGGCGGCGCGGCAACCGGATGCCGGTGCTGTATCTGAGCGGCTGCCACGACGCCGATTCGACCGCGGCGGCGCGCGCCGCGGGCGTGGCGGCGATCTGCACCAAGCCGATCGCGGGCGCCGCGCTGCTCGACCAGGTGCGGGCCCTGCTGGACACCTGA